Proteins from one Arthrobacter sp. Soc17.1.1.1 genomic window:
- a CDS encoding AAA family ATPase → MDVQHNIAEAAAEPLRVVPAGPDVPGARFHDISSRILGSINTVIDGKPEAARLALTVLLAQGHLLLEDVPGVGKTLLAKTLARTIDCTVNRIQFTPDLLPSDVTGVSIFSQDTRRFEFRPGPVFANIVIGDEINRASAKTQSSLLECMEEHQVTVDGTTHALGDPFMVVATQNPIEMEGTYPLPEAQRDRFMARISLGYPDSRAEVDMLETHQSVSPLEGIRPVASVADIAAMMREVRGVYVSPAVKEYTVAVGHATRQHPRLRLGASPRSLLQLLRAAKAGAALEGRDFVLPDDVAAVADAVLAHRLLLDRKATSAGETASSIVQEILSRVPVAREIQRR, encoded by the coding sequence ATGGACGTCCAGCACAACATCGCCGAGGCCGCAGCGGAACCGCTCAGGGTGGTGCCGGCGGGGCCGGACGTCCCCGGTGCCCGTTTCCACGACATCAGCTCGCGCATCCTCGGCTCGATCAACACGGTCATCGACGGCAAGCCCGAGGCTGCGCGCCTCGCCCTCACCGTCCTGCTGGCCCAGGGCCACCTGCTCCTCGAGGACGTCCCCGGCGTCGGCAAGACGCTGCTCGCGAAGACCCTCGCCAGGACCATCGACTGCACCGTGAACCGTATCCAATTCACCCCGGACCTGCTGCCGTCCGACGTCACCGGGGTGTCCATCTTCAGCCAGGACACCCGGCGCTTCGAGTTCCGGCCCGGGCCGGTGTTCGCGAACATCGTCATCGGTGACGAGATCAACAGGGCCTCGGCCAAGACGCAGTCCTCCCTCCTCGAGTGCATGGAGGAGCACCAGGTCACCGTGGACGGCACCACGCACGCGCTCGGGGACCCCTTCATGGTGGTCGCCACGCAGAACCCCATCGAGATGGAGGGCACCTACCCCCTCCCCGAGGCGCAGCGCGACCGCTTCATGGCCCGGATCTCCCTGGGCTACCCGGATTCCCGCGCCGAGGTGGACATGCTCGAGACGCACCAGTCCGTGTCCCCGCTCGAGGGGATCCGTCCCGTGGCGAGCGTGGCGGACATCGCCGCCATGATGCGCGAGGTGCGCGGTGTCTACGTCTCGCCCGCCGTCAAGGAGTACACCGTCGCCGTCGGGCACGCCACACGCCAGCACCCGCGGCTGCGTCTCGGTGCGAGCCCCCGGTCCCTGCTGCAGCTCCTCCGTGCGGCGAAGGCGGGCGCGGCGCTCGAGGGCCGCGACTTCGTGCTGCCCGACGACGTCGCCGCCGTCGCCGACGCGGTGCTCGCGCACCGCCTCCTGCTGGACCGCAAGGCCACGAGCGCGGGCGAGACGGCGTCGAGCATCGTGCAGGAGATCCTGTCGCGGGTCCCGGTGGCGCGCGAGATCCAGCGGCGATGA
- a CDS encoding TatD family hydrolase produces MCNSAASVRHPYAVGETPPAYREPESGTGDGGADAGTDAGTDGGAEAARRRRKGGYPPLPEPLAVPVIDNHTHFDFREGPEVSIADALDAAEAAGVRGAVQVGTDLASSRFTAEIVEQDHRLLGAVALHPNDAPLLAGAGTLDAALEEIERLAAGPRIRALGETGLDYFRTGEDGRGSQLASFRRHIDIAKRLGKALQIHDREAHDDVVATLLADGAPDRVVLHCFSGDAGLARICNEHGWYMSFAGTVTFRNAENLREALLVADPALVLTETDAPFLTPHPFRGRPNAAYLVPYTVRAMAGILDTDLDALCARLTENTEAVYGAWI; encoded by the coding sequence ATGTGTAACAGTGCAGCCTCGGTCCGCCATCCCTACGCGGTGGGGGAGACGCCGCCGGCGTACCGGGAACCGGAGTCCGGCACCGGCGACGGCGGTGCGGACGCCGGTACGGACGCCGGTACGGACGGTGGCGCGGAGGCGGCCCGACGGCGGCGCAAGGGCGGGTACCCGCCCCTGCCGGAGCCGCTGGCCGTCCCCGTGATCGACAACCACACGCACTTCGACTTCCGGGAGGGCCCGGAGGTGTCCATCGCGGACGCCCTGGACGCGGCCGAGGCGGCGGGGGTGCGGGGCGCGGTCCAGGTGGGCACCGACCTCGCGTCGTCGCGCTTCACGGCCGAGATCGTGGAGCAGGACCACCGGCTGCTCGGCGCCGTGGCGCTGCACCCCAACGACGCTCCGCTGCTCGCGGGGGCAGGCACGCTCGACGCCGCCCTCGAGGAGATCGAACGCCTCGCCGCGGGTCCCCGCATCCGGGCGCTCGGGGAGACGGGGCTCGACTACTTCCGCACCGGGGAGGACGGCCGGGGGAGCCAGCTCGCCTCCTTCCGCCGCCACATCGACATCGCGAAGCGGCTCGGCAAGGCGCTGCAGATCCACGACCGGGAGGCGCACGACGACGTGGTGGCCACCCTCCTGGCCGACGGAGCCCCCGACCGCGTGGTGCTGCACTGCTTCTCGGGCGACGCCGGCCTGGCCAGGATCTGCAACGAGCACGGGTGGTACATGTCCTTCGCGGGGACCGTGACGTTCCGCAACGCGGAGAACCTGCGCGAGGCCCTGCTCGTGGCCGATCCCGCCCTGGTGCTGACCGAGACGGACGCACCCTTCCTCACGCCGCACCCCTTCCGCGGCAGGCCCAATGCCGCCTACCTGGTCCCGTACACGGTGCGCGCCATGGCGGGGATCCTGGACACGGACCTCGACGCCCTGTGCGCCCGGCTGACGGAGAACACGGAGGCCGTGTACGGCGCGTGGATCTGA
- the rsmA gene encoding 16S rRNA (adenine(1518)-N(6)/adenine(1519)-N(6))-dimethyltransferase RsmA, whose translation MTTPPAAGTPAPLLGAADIRRLAADVDIRPTKTLGQNFVIDGNTIRRIVAAANLGPDETVLEVGPGLGSLTLGLLDAAERVVAVEIDPVLAGRLPATVAQWRPERTAALDVVLEDALRVTELPHPPTALVANLPYNVAVPVVLNLLERFGSLRHGLVMVQDEVADRLAAPPGSKTYGVPSVKAAWYSSMTKAGVVGMNVFWPAPKIASGLVRFTRREPPATTATREQVFAVIDAAFAQRRKTLRAALAGWAGSPVLAEQALRDAGVDPTARGEVLDIAAFARIAEARRDAPAPTRPVG comes from the coding sequence GTGACTACGCCCCCCGCCGCCGGCACGCCCGCACCCCTCCTCGGCGCCGCCGACATCCGGCGCCTCGCGGCCGACGTCGACATCCGGCCCACCAAGACCCTCGGGCAGAACTTCGTGATCGACGGCAACACCATCCGCAGGATCGTCGCCGCGGCGAACCTCGGCCCCGACGAGACCGTCCTCGAGGTCGGCCCCGGCCTCGGGTCCCTCACGCTCGGCCTGCTCGACGCCGCCGAGCGCGTGGTCGCCGTCGAGATCGACCCGGTCCTCGCGGGGAGGCTGCCGGCCACCGTCGCGCAGTGGCGGCCCGAGCGCACCGCCGCCCTCGACGTCGTCCTCGAGGACGCGCTGCGCGTGACGGAGCTGCCGCACCCGCCCACCGCCCTCGTGGCCAACCTGCCCTACAACGTCGCCGTGCCCGTGGTCCTCAACCTCCTCGAGCGCTTCGGCTCCCTGCGGCACGGGCTCGTCATGGTGCAGGACGAGGTGGCGGACCGCCTCGCCGCCCCTCCCGGGTCGAAGACCTACGGCGTCCCGTCCGTGAAGGCCGCCTGGTACTCCAGCATGACCAAGGCCGGCGTGGTGGGCATGAACGTCTTCTGGCCGGCCCCGAAGATCGCCTCCGGCCTCGTCCGCTTCACGCGCCGCGAACCTCCGGCCACGACCGCCACACGCGAACAGGTGTTCGCCGTCATCGATGCCGCGTTCGCGCAGCGCCGGAAGACCCTGCGCGCCGCGCTCGCGGGTTGGGCTGGCAGCCCCGTCCTGGCGGAGCAGGCGCTCCGGGACGCGGGCGTCGATCCCACGGCGCGGGGCGAGGTGCTCGACATCGCGGCCTTCGCCCGCATCGCCGAGGCACGGCGGGACGCCCCGGCGCCGACCCGGCCGGTGGGCTAG
- a CDS encoding 4-(cytidine 5'-diphospho)-2-C-methyl-D-erythritol kinase has translation MRAGTRSVRVRAPGKINVSLKVGPPREDGYHGIASVFLAVSLYEEVTATLAPGDAITVTVNGQGTLNLPHDSIPLDRTNLAVRAAELLAEVSPGRTGVHLDITKRVPISGGMGGGSADAAAALLACDALWGSGFSRDELAKIAVDLGADVPFALVGGTAVGLGVGDQLTPAISKTPLHWVLVTSDYGLSTPEVYRRLDEIRLRDGVEPDPQPQIDPAILGAMRAGDAQRLAPLLHNDLQQASLELAPALGDILETGKAAGALAGIISGSGPTIAFLTSSSGHAAELESLLGTEGLQASSVRGPAHGARIAA, from the coding sequence ATGCGCGCCGGCACACGCTCCGTCCGCGTCCGGGCCCCCGGGAAGATCAACGTCTCCCTCAAGGTGGGACCGCCGCGCGAGGACGGGTACCACGGCATCGCCAGCGTGTTCCTGGCCGTGTCCCTGTACGAGGAGGTCACGGCCACGCTGGCCCCCGGGGACGCCATCACCGTGACCGTCAACGGCCAGGGCACCCTGAACCTCCCGCACGACTCCATCCCGCTGGACCGCACCAATCTCGCGGTCCGGGCCGCCGAACTCCTTGCGGAGGTCAGCCCCGGCCGCACGGGCGTGCACCTCGACATCACCAAGCGGGTGCCCATCTCCGGCGGCATGGGCGGCGGATCGGCCGACGCCGCTGCGGCCCTGCTGGCCTGCGACGCCCTGTGGGGCAGCGGCTTCTCCCGCGACGAACTGGCGAAGATCGCCGTGGACCTCGGCGCTGACGTGCCCTTCGCGCTCGTCGGGGGCACGGCCGTCGGACTCGGGGTGGGCGACCAGCTGACGCCTGCCATCTCGAAGACACCCCTGCACTGGGTCCTCGTCACCTCCGACTACGGCCTCTCCACCCCCGAGGTCTACCGCCGCCTCGACGAGATCCGCCTGCGCGACGGCGTGGAACCGGACCCGCAGCCGCAGATCGACCCGGCCATCCTCGGTGCCATGCGCGCCGGCGATGCCCAGCGCCTCGCCCCGCTGCTGCACAACGACCTGCAGCAGGCCTCGCTGGAACTCGCCCCCGCACTGGGCGATATCCTTGAGACGGGCAAGGCGGCGGGTGCGCTGGCCGGGATCATCTCCGGGTCCGGTCCCACCATCGCCTTCCTCACCTCGAGCTCGGGCCACGCGGCCGAACTCGAGTCCCTCCTCGGCACGGAGGGGCTGCAGGCGTCGTCCGTCCGCGGCCCGGCACACGGGGCCCGCATCGCCGCCTGA
- a CDS encoding ABC-F family ATP-binding cassette domain-containing protein: MAHLLGAENLSVAYVTRTILDNVSLGLEDGDRIGMVGRNGDGKSTLMRLLAQRSTPDSGRVTKRRDVTVGYLDQSDVLDGDLEVGRAIVGDQADHEWASNPKIRDVMGGLVSEVDWHAKVSSLSGGQKRRVALAKLLIGDDDVIMLDEPTNHLDVEGVAWLARHLQQRWRATEGGMLVVTHDRWFLDEVCNHTWEVHDAMVEDFDGGYAAYVLARAERDRMNAVVESKRVQLVKKELAWLRRGAPARTAKPKFRIEAANELIADVPEPRDSLALSKMAMSRLGKDVLDLEDVSLRIDDGEGSDRQLFDRITLRLAPGQRLGLVGVNGSGKTTLLRLLNGELQPDAGKVKKGKTVQTAVLSQEVRELDDVRDSRVIEVIESEKRVFAVGGKEVSASQLVEQLGFTNEKQWTRVSELSGGERRRLQLLRLLVGEPNVLMLDEPTNDLDTDTLSAIEDVLDGWPGTLVVVSHDRYLLERVTDSQMALLGDGRLRDLPGGVDQYLELRNAAGPMTATGSAASPAISGGSTGGSSEAELRQARKDLARIERQISKVDAQKGKLQQQMNDAGAKADADFEHIAGLNARLQELQTEIEDLELQWMDTAEVLGE, encoded by the coding sequence TTGGCACACCTCCTCGGCGCGGAAAACCTCAGCGTCGCCTATGTCACCCGCACCATCCTCGACAACGTGTCCCTCGGTCTCGAGGACGGCGACCGCATCGGCATGGTGGGCCGCAACGGCGACGGCAAGTCCACGCTCATGCGCCTCCTCGCGCAGCGCAGCACCCCCGACTCCGGCCGCGTGACGAAGCGGCGCGACGTCACCGTGGGCTACCTCGACCAGTCGGACGTGCTCGACGGCGACCTCGAGGTGGGGCGCGCCATCGTGGGCGACCAGGCCGACCACGAGTGGGCGTCCAACCCGAAGATCCGCGACGTCATGGGCGGTCTCGTCTCCGAGGTGGACTGGCACGCGAAGGTGTCCTCCCTCTCCGGCGGGCAGAAGCGGCGCGTGGCCCTGGCCAAGCTGCTCATCGGCGACGACGATGTCATCATGCTCGACGAGCCCACCAACCACCTCGACGTCGAGGGCGTCGCGTGGCTCGCGCGCCACCTGCAGCAGCGCTGGCGCGCGACCGAGGGCGGGATGCTCGTGGTCACCCACGACCGCTGGTTCCTCGACGAGGTCTGCAACCACACGTGGGAGGTCCACGACGCCATGGTGGAGGACTTCGACGGCGGGTATGCCGCCTACGTCCTCGCCCGCGCCGAGCGGGACCGCATGAACGCCGTGGTCGAGTCCAAGCGCGTGCAGCTCGTCAAGAAGGAGCTGGCCTGGCTGCGGCGCGGCGCCCCCGCACGCACGGCCAAGCCGAAGTTCCGCATCGAGGCCGCGAACGAGCTGATCGCCGACGTCCCCGAGCCGCGGGACTCGCTCGCGCTCAGCAAGATGGCCATGTCGCGTCTCGGCAAGGACGTGCTCGACCTCGAGGACGTCAGCCTGAGGATCGACGACGGCGAGGGCTCGGACCGGCAGCTGTTCGACCGGATCACGCTCCGGCTCGCGCCGGGCCAGCGCCTGGGCCTCGTGGGGGTCAACGGGTCCGGCAAGACCACGCTGCTGCGCCTGCTCAACGGCGAGCTCCAGCCGGATGCCGGCAAGGTCAAGAAGGGCAAGACCGTCCAGACGGCCGTGCTGTCCCAGGAGGTCCGGGAGCTCGACGACGTCCGCGACAGCCGGGTCATCGAGGTCATCGAGTCCGAGAAGCGGGTCTTCGCGGTCGGCGGCAAGGAGGTCTCGGCCAGCCAGCTGGTGGAGCAGCTCGGCTTCACCAACGAGAAGCAGTGGACGCGCGTCAGCGAGCTCTCCGGCGGTGAGCGCCGACGCCTCCAGCTGCTCCGCCTGCTGGTCGGCGAGCCGAACGTCCTGATGCTCGACGAGCCCACCAACGACCTCGACACCGACACCCTGTCCGCCATCGAGGACGTGCTCGACGGCTGGCCGGGCACGCTCGTGGTCGTCTCGCACGACCGCTACCTGCTGGAGCGGGTGACCGACAGCCAGATGGCGCTGCTCGGCGACGGCAGGCTCCGGGACCTGCCCGGCGGCGTGGACCAGTACCTCGAGCTGCGCAACGCCGCGGGGCCCATGACGGCCACCGGCAGCGCGGCGTCCCCGGCGATCAGCGGCGGTTCCACGGGCGGCTCCTCCGAGGCCGAGCTGCGGCAGGCGCGCAAGGACCTCGCGCGCATCGAACGGCAGATCAGCAAGGTGGATGCGCAGAAGGGCAAGCTCCAGCAGCAGATGAACGACGCCGGCGCCAAGGCCGACGCCGACTTCGAGCACATCGCGGGTCTCAATGCGCGCCTGCAGGAGCTGCAGACGGAGATCGAGGACCTCGAGCTGCAGTGGATGGACACCGCCGAGGTGCTCGGGGAGTAA
- a CDS encoding glycosyltransferase, which produces MHSIALAASPAPAVDLGVRVLGDRWSAWTASLDWTDVSAFWAEISPYFPIAVAGAIVWGLWLYRFILSHRAKPIVTDYRTTTSVVVPSFHEDPDILMSALESWRSQGPDEIIIVLDVEDLDAYARIEALGDPTIKPILFHHVGKRSALGAGIRLAQYDILVLTDSDTWWQPELLKNVQMPFIDPLVGAVGTHQNVYQRDTSVWRRVADWLVNLRYLDYVPAMGAAGAVPCVSGRTAVYRRSAVLPVLEHLENEYFLGKRCISGDDGRLTWLVLASGYKTVHQSTARALSMFPASFRAFVKQRVRWSRNSYRCYLTAIGTGWLWRVPFITKVTVLQILLTPVTMGLTMFYLLFNRLDFTVLGVAAALCWLLLGRGVRGASHLRRHPKDILILPVLAFAVILVALPIKLYAFATMNKQGWLTRHADQIGGDGQNAGSLDTTTTAGALPGQDTREAVA; this is translated from the coding sequence ATGCATTCAATTGCGCTCGCCGCCAGCCCAGCCCCCGCCGTCGACCTCGGCGTGCGGGTCCTGGGCGACCGGTGGTCCGCCTGGACCGCCTCCCTCGACTGGACCGACGTCAGTGCGTTCTGGGCGGAGATCTCGCCCTACTTCCCGATCGCGGTCGCCGGTGCCATCGTCTGGGGCCTCTGGCTCTACCGCTTCATCCTCTCCCACCGTGCCAAGCCGATCGTGACGGACTACCGCACCACCACATCGGTGGTGGTGCCGTCCTTCCACGAGGATCCGGACATCCTCATGAGCGCGCTCGAGTCGTGGCGCTCCCAGGGCCCCGACGAGATCATCATCGTCCTCGACGTCGAGGATCTCGACGCCTACGCCCGCATCGAGGCACTCGGGGATCCGACGATCAAGCCGATCCTGTTCCACCACGTGGGCAAGCGCTCGGCACTCGGCGCCGGCATCCGGCTCGCGCAGTACGACATCCTCGTGCTCACGGACTCCGACACGTGGTGGCAGCCGGAGCTGCTGAAGAACGTCCAGATGCCGTTCATCGACCCGCTCGTCGGCGCGGTGGGCACCCACCAGAACGTCTACCAGCGCGACACCAGCGTGTGGCGCCGAGTCGCCGACTGGCTCGTGAACCTCCGCTACCTCGACTACGTCCCGGCCATGGGCGCCGCCGGCGCCGTCCCGTGCGTGTCCGGACGGACCGCCGTCTACCGCCGCTCCGCCGTGCTGCCCGTGCTCGAGCACCTCGAGAACGAGTACTTCCTCGGCAAGCGCTGCATCTCCGGCGACGACGGCCGGCTGACCTGGCTGGTCCTCGCCTCGGGCTACAAGACCGTCCACCAGTCGACGGCCCGGGCCCTGTCGATGTTCCCCGCCAGCTTCCGCGCCTTCGTCAAGCAGCGCGTGCGCTGGAGCCGCAACTCCTACCGCTGCTACCTGACGGCCATCGGCACGGGCTGGCTGTGGCGGGTCCCCTTCATCACCAAGGTCACCGTCCTGCAGATCCTGCTGACGCCCGTCACCATGGGCCTGACCATGTTCTACCTGCTCTTCAACCGCCTGGACTTCACCGTCCTGGGCGTGGCCGCCGCCCTGTGCTGGCTGCTGCTCGGCCGCGGCGTCCGCGGTGCCTCCCACCTCCGCCGCCACCCCAAGGACATCCTGATCCTGCCCGTCCTCGCCTTCGCCGTCATCCTCGTGGCCCTGCCCATCAAGCTCTACGCCTTCGCCACCATGAACAAGCAGGGCTGGCTGACCCGGCACGCCGACCAGATCGGCGGTGACGGCCAGAACGCCGGCAGCCTCGACACCACGACCACCGCCGGTGCGCTCCCGGGCCAGGACACCCGGGAGGCCGTCGCATGA
- a CDS encoding right-handed parallel beta-helix repeat-containing protein, translating into MTSRKPILFGVLALVFIALVGAGFLAAGNAWKKSEADAVGRNEIAANGNVQGELYTGDPRSEARIVQSEEERLVYVRTIASAARWRVDGLEGPYRLHTGATNTLVLPARTEPYTTADLLQLAPDTFRQVASSTFLLSENVVVLPGATLSLNGAEGVTVRMQSDENAFVSIVALGGSLAMAGTPENAVALSSWNGTGVDTDTSDGRAYVRMIGGHAAFSHTAVTSLGFWSGNTGGLALTGTDTAGTFRDPTATPEPVAPAGARLLPDADLQSIADQSEIDYSVVTAGIDNLTVQDNAFGLFITNARDVAIRDTTIRGSLVDGLVLHRSVTDATIAGTTSSDNAVDGITVGRSSMRVQLQDVTARGNGRNGISLDGQPLADGPNAVGTAVVTYGANRVVRSTVSDNGRYGVEVSGGENLRLTGNTIRGNEVGVVVNYGAKGVTIVDNEIRDQHQQGVAVRDTGAQADIRRNAISGGDTGVYVRDATAAITGNTMSSLSGHGVSLRGNVPDTRVTGNDVGGYGTTAIWDETSTGALVEENELLDWHPAPTVHSVVNSVFQPLTFVWLLLGALLVATAFTRKRHLRVRTIRNPYEERVPLTALSRGIVRIDDVRGAR; encoded by the coding sequence ATGACCAGCCGCAAACCGATCCTGTTCGGCGTCCTCGCCCTCGTCTTCATCGCGCTCGTCGGAGCGGGCTTCCTCGCGGCCGGCAATGCGTGGAAGAAGTCCGAGGCCGACGCCGTGGGGCGCAACGAGATCGCCGCCAACGGCAACGTCCAGGGCGAGCTCTACACCGGCGACCCGCGCAGCGAGGCCCGCATCGTGCAGAGCGAGGAGGAGCGGCTCGTCTACGTACGGACCATCGCCTCCGCGGCCCGCTGGCGCGTGGACGGCCTCGAAGGCCCCTACCGCCTCCACACGGGCGCCACGAACACGCTCGTGCTGCCGGCCCGCACGGAGCCGTACACCACCGCCGACCTCCTCCAGCTCGCACCGGACACCTTCCGGCAGGTGGCATCCTCGACGTTCCTGCTGAGCGAGAACGTCGTGGTGCTGCCCGGCGCCACCCTGTCCCTGAACGGGGCGGAGGGCGTCACGGTCCGCATGCAGAGCGACGAGAACGCCTTCGTCTCGATCGTGGCCCTCGGCGGCTCGCTCGCCATGGCCGGCACGCCGGAGAACGCCGTCGCGCTCAGCAGCTGGAACGGCACGGGCGTCGACACCGACACCTCCGACGGGCGCGCCTACGTGCGGATGATCGGCGGCCACGCTGCGTTCTCGCACACCGCCGTCACGTCCCTGGGCTTCTGGAGCGGCAACACCGGGGGCCTCGCCCTCACGGGCACGGACACGGCGGGCACGTTCCGGGACCCCACCGCCACGCCCGAACCCGTGGCCCCGGCGGGCGCCCGCCTGCTGCCCGACGCCGACCTGCAGTCCATCGCGGACCAGTCGGAGATCGACTACAGCGTGGTCACCGCGGGCATCGACAACCTCACGGTGCAGGACAACGCCTTCGGCCTGTTCATCACCAACGCCCGCGACGTGGCCATCCGCGACACCACCATCAGGGGCAGCCTCGTGGACGGACTGGTGCTGCACCGCTCCGTCACCGACGCCACCATCGCCGGCACCACCTCGTCGGACAACGCGGTGGACGGCATCACCGTCGGACGTTCCAGCATGCGCGTGCAGCTGCAGGACGTCACGGCGCGGGGCAACGGACGCAACGGGATCTCCCTCGACGGGCAGCCCCTCGCGGACGGCCCGAACGCCGTCGGCACGGCCGTGGTCACCTACGGGGCCAACCGCGTGGTCAGGAGCACGGTCAGCGACAACGGCCGCTACGGCGTGGAGGTCAGCGGCGGTGAGAACCTCCGCCTGACGGGCAACACCATCCGCGGCAACGAGGTCGGCGTCGTCGTGAACTACGGAGCCAAGGGAGTCACCATCGTCGACAACGAGATCCGCGACCAGCACCAGCAGGGCGTCGCCGTACGCGACACCGGTGCGCAGGCGGACATCCGCAGGAACGCCATCTCCGGCGGCGACACGGGGGTGTACGTCCGGGACGCGACCGCGGCGATCACCGGCAACACCATGTCCTCCCTCTCCGGGCACGGCGTCTCCCTCCGCGGGAACGTCCCCGACACGCGGGTCACCGGCAACGACGTGGGCGGCTACGGCACCACCGCCATCTGGGACGAGACGTCCACCGGCGCGCTGGTCGAGGAGAACGAGCTGCTGGACTGGCACCCCGCCCCGACCGTGCACAGCGTCGTGAACTCCGTGTTCCAGCCGCTCACGTTCGTCTGGCTCCTGCTGGGTGCGCTGCTCGTCGCGACGGCCTTCACGCGCAAGCGCCACCTGCGGGTGCGGACCATCCGCAACCCCTACGAGGAGCGCGTCCCGCTGACGGCCCTCAGCCGCGGGATCGTCCGCATCGACGACGTCCGGGGTGCCCGATGA
- a CDS encoding right-handed parallel beta-helix repeat-containing protein has protein sequence MTRRGGLIALILAVAALAVAAVIVVVGLNGTNGKGSAEEERSPQPGTTQDAAPLPAPIETPAECPEATATVSNPNDLMTALDAAKPGDVIGLTPGVYTGNFTASAEGTAEQPITLCGTAESILDGGTTDDGYVFHLEDSSYWVLQGFTVRNGQKGVMVDQTTNTVIQGLTVTTTGDEAIHLRKFSTDNRVFANTISDTGLRKPKFGEGIYIGTAESNWCDISNCEPDRSDRNEIAGNTISGTTSENVDIKEGTSDGILRANSFDGSGIVEADSWVDVKGRGWVIAENTGANSPQDGFQTHEIVDGWGTENVFRDNVAEVNGPGLGYSLKPVRGNVVECSNTASDAGEGLSNEPCASG, from the coding sequence ATGACGCGCCGGGGCGGCCTGATCGCCCTCATCCTCGCCGTGGCCGCTCTCGCCGTGGCCGCCGTCATCGTGGTGGTGGGCCTCAACGGGACCAACGGCAAGGGATCCGCGGAGGAGGAACGCAGCCCCCAGCCCGGCACCACGCAGGACGCCGCCCCGTTGCCCGCACCCATCGAGACACCCGCCGAGTGCCCCGAGGCGACGGCGACGGTGAGCAACCCGAACGACCTCATGACCGCGCTCGACGCCGCCAAGCCGGGCGACGTCATCGGCCTCACACCCGGCGTGTACACGGGGAACTTCACCGCGTCGGCCGAGGGGACGGCGGAGCAGCCCATCACGCTCTGCGGGACCGCGGAGAGCATCCTCGACGGCGGCACCACCGACGACGGCTACGTGTTCCACCTGGAGGACTCCTCGTACTGGGTGCTGCAGGGGTTCACCGTCCGCAACGGCCAGAAGGGCGTCATGGTGGACCAGACCACGAACACCGTGATCCAGGGCCTGACCGTGACCACCACCGGTGACGAGGCCATCCACCTGCGGAAGTTCAGCACCGACAACCGGGTGTTCGCCAACACCATCAGCGACACAGGCCTGCGGAAGCCCAAGTTCGGCGAGGGCATCTACATCGGCACGGCCGAGAGCAACTGGTGCGACATCAGCAACTGCGAACCGGACCGCAGCGACCGCAACGAGATCGCCGGGAACACCATCTCCGGCACCACCTCGGAGAACGTGGACATCAAGGAGGGCACCTCCGACGGCATCCTGCGGGCCAACAGCTTCGACGGATCCGGGATCGTGGAGGCCGACTCCTGGGTGGACGTGAAGGGCCGCGGCTGGGTCATCGCCGAGAACACCGGCGCCAACTCGCCCCAGGACGGCTTCCAGACCCACGAGATCGTGGACGGCTGGGGGACCGAGAACGTCTTCCGAGACAACGTCGCGGAGGTCAACGGGCCCGGCCTCGGCTACTCCCTGAAACCGGTCCGCGGCAACGTCGTCGAATGCAGCAACACGGCCTCCGACGCCGGCGAAGGCCTGTCCAACGAACCCTGCGCCTCCGGCTGA